Sequence from the Miscanthus floridulus cultivar M001 chromosome 16, ASM1932011v1, whole genome shotgun sequence genome:
CCTCACCTATTGAAAACAAGAATATATAATGTCAATTACGATAAAAAAGATCGTCAATTGAGTATCTTCATAATTTACACGAGCAGGAGATATTACCGCGAGAACTAGTAAGTTCGGACATTTTGCAATAAGCTGGCAATGGTCTTCAGTGGTGAGGAAAGTGTACTGCAAATCCAGCTTCTTCAGTATTGCAGAAAAAGGAAATATAATAGGCATTTCATTTGTTCCCATGAAAGTAAGTCCCAAGGAGCATAGTCTTGATGGAAATCTGACATTCCCATACATGGTGAGTTCCCCTTGCTCATTGAATGCCCCTCCAGCAAATTCTTCCAGTGCTGTGACAAATTGGAAGAACCCTATCAAATCTGAAAGATCACAGTCACTAATCTTCAAGGAAATCAGTGACTTGCAGCTCTTTGCAAGAAGCTCTAGGTCAGCTGACATCACTTGAAGCTCAGTCATGTGGAAATTCAATGTTGTCAGAACAGGACAGCTGACTGCAAGATCGTGGATCCATTCCCTGCCTTTATCGTTAATTTGACATTCTTCcagaaacaaagttctcagtGATCTGATGAAATTTAGCACCACAAGTTAGTGTGATGATTTCGTCACAATATTAGCAGCTAAAAGAATACTAAAGGGGAAAACCAAATAACAAAAGGATGCACTACAGCCTACAGGCAAATAAATGTAACCCCTTTAAGCAATCAACGAATAACAATCCCTGTCCTGACACCTAAAACAGTATGTCACGGGGGTGATCAGGAAACACCAAAAGCTCCTAGCAGCATACAGAAAATGAAAGACCTACGCCACTGTTTACATGTTGCTTGGGCAttttgttagaattttagaaccAAGAGAATCACAGAAGTTCAACTCAGCCAGTGGATATTATCCTTGTTTTAATTTAACTGGACTTGCATTAAATATTCCCAACAATCATGCTACACGTAAATTTGGGGTCATTTAAAGACTCCTTTTCTGGTAGATCTATCCAAAGACACTTCCATGTTCCCAGTGGTTTGCTCGATGACTCAACTTTtctttatatataatatatatcgaATAAGGCATCCCATAATCAAATTATTCACAATTAACACCATCAATTAAACTTTCTTTTTTGGAGAAATCTACAGCAGAAGCCACGAACTGTAATGATACAGGTTTGAAGATGCACTCCTAAGACTTCTGCGGATCTTCTATGATTAGGAGTTAGGATCTCTAATCATTTGAGGGCAGTCCACCCAATTTTTAGCGCTAGATCTCAAACCTGCTTTTTGGTAAAAACTCTCCGTAAGGTAGCACAAGTTTCTACTTGCAGAAAGTGATGGGTGCTATGACTCCACAACCGTTTCGGGGAATCAACGACTAGACAGTAGCTACGCCCCCTCATTGTCACCATCTCAGTAAACCCCAATTCGATCTTACTTCCTCCAGCACCCAGATCGGAGCTAACAAGAGCAAGAGAATCGAGGAGTACGAGTACCTGCAGGAGTGGGCAACGAGGCGGAGTCCCTCCGTGGAGAAGCCGGTGCACTTGTCGAGCTTGAGCTCCTGCAGCATGTGGCCCCTGGCACGGACGAGCTCGGCGAGGTCGTTGTCCGTGACGACCATGCGGCGGAGGTGGAGCGCCTTGAGGCACTCGAGCGGCGCGGCGAGCTCGGTGACCCAGGGGCGGGCGTAGGCGCCCCAGTCGTCGGGTATGAGGCCGTACATGGCCGCGCGGGGCTTCCCCTTCACGGCCAGCGACTCGAGCCGCGGGAACTGCGCGAGCAGGCGCGCCGGGGACACGGCGTAGCAGAAGGGCACCGTGACGTGCTTCCGCGAGAGCGCTTCGACGCGGTGCCACCGGCGGCACACCAGCGACGCGGCCTCCCGGTCGCGCGGGTCCTCGACGAACCCAATCACCAGGTCCTGCATCTCCTCGGGGATCAGCCACCAGGGCTCTGGCGCCTCCCCGCCCATCGATCCCGATCGCGCTGCGGCCTGCGGGCGGATCAGGCGCTCGCAGGCTCAGCTGGCTTTTTTCTACCGCAGCAGCTCCACGCCGGCTCACCGAGGATCTGCTCCAGAGAGGGGCGGAGACATGGGATTCCCTCTCTCCTCTGCTCCACACACTGATTCGGTGGTGCTTGGAGGTGGAGCAAGCAGCGAGGAGGAGAGAATTATTGGAGGGAGAAGAGAGAGtggagaggaggacgaggtggggtCGGGCTTGGGGGAAGCGGCGtttgggcctgtttggttctGACCCTGGTGAAGGCGCCTGAGCCAGGCAGCTCCCCAGGCCGTCGATTTTGAGCGCCTGACGCTGCCTGGGCGAGCACCCCAGGCAACGTTTtttttagtttccaaaaagttgtctaaaaagtgctacagtaatcatcacatcgaatcttagatatatgtatggagcattaaatgtagatgaaaaaaactaattatacagtttgattgaaaatgacgagacgaacattttgagcttaattaattcataattaaacattaattatcaaataaaaacaaaaataacacGATAACCAAATTTccaaaattcacgaactaaacacgcacgcacgcacgcacgataCGGACACGCACCCTGTCGCCGCCGGCGGGCTGGTGTCCCGTGTCTTTTTTGCTCCTCTCCTGTGTCCTCGTGTGTGTGGTGGGtcaggtgaactggtgatgaatAGGACGGTAGATTTGAACCGGCGGTCGGCATGCCACAGCAGCTGCACTGGTCTGGAGGCTAGTAACTTTAGTCCTTCTTAATTATGCGTTAACATGATAAGTCATAGGTGATGTAAAGTGAACTCCCTCTGCTACAGGAATCTACTTTGTTTAGTCAAGCGACTAGTATAAGAGTCAGAATTACGATGCATAGACATTTTAGTTGAAAATATTTTCAGATAAACGTTTTTTCTTCAAGAAATGATGTGATCAATTTagaccctgtttggatccataaaTCTAATAGTTAACTGCTAGTAATTAGCTCCTTTGTATCTAAATAGAACTAACAGTTTAGCTAATCATTAACTATACCCGACTAACAACTATTTTTCTCGTTGGGTCAAACCAGCTAATATTAGCTATGAATTATTAACTAGTTAATATTAGTTATGAGCTATTAACTAGTTAATTATTAGCAGCTAAAAGATCTAAACATGTCTTTTGTTTGTTACGAAAAATGGTTTGTATATTTTAATGTCAAAGTTCTATGGTAAAGTTTGTATATTTTTGTTATTCGTTAGTAACAGTGTCAACATATGTCAAAAACATAAAATATATGGTAATAAATTGTTACTTAATATTACATATTGTCATGAAACATAGTTGGACCTACAAAGTAATGCTCGTTGCTGCGGGAAATGCAGATGATTTAGAATAAAATTAGACTATATATAATtacttatataaagaaataaacTATTATCATTCAATGTTAGTGTATTGCGTGGCATGCTGACGTGGATAACTAAATGCTTACGTGGTTCGTTGACGTGGATATCATAATTGCATATGCTGGTGGATTGCTTGTGATAGTGCATTGCTGAGGTGAACAACTTGCATTTTGAGATACAACGCTAATGAGGTTAGGattataagatatatatatattgtttgcAACTAATAGATGTTTTCGACACAATGACAAGATCTCCAAATAAAGATTTAACCACTATTTTCTATTAGAATATAAATGAACATCTTAAAAATTATGTTTTATGGAAGtacttttcaagacaaatctatacatgtgAACATAGAGTTTGACTAAATAAGCTAAAAAGCTTCTACAATCAAAGTTCTAAAAAATTAACGCAGCCCTTGTTCAAAATGTCACTGATTTACAATCTTGAGGGAGTAGTTGCTTTGCTTGCAAAGTCAGTATAAGCTATGAATAATCGTAGAAAATGGTTTTTTGTACAATACGCTTGGGAGAAAAGGAATGGTGCCTTTTTTGCACCATCACATGTATTAGGCTGTTAGATAAATGTAAATTTATTGTATATAGTGTTTTTCTTTTTGGTTTACTCACCAgcgatcactagtagagaaacgacctttgatctcacctcgaaatttggctttagtcccggtatttttcgcgtccgagaatagagagacctttagtcccggtttgtagctccaaccgggactaaaggaccctgtccaacggctactgcggcaggcttttgctgcaggggacctttagtcccggttggagctacaaaccgggactaaatgttcacTTTTACTTCCGGTTtgtacctccaaccgggagtaaaagtctactcccggctggaggctctgtccgagactagaaagggacatttagtcctggtttctgtctacaaccgggactacaggtcccctcctatataccccttgttccttCCCGAgctcgagccacttcgagctcagtgttcttgcttcatcgccggcctctcatcttcctcatcaccggtgatcacaagatttcttccattcctccatcaaTTCTTCGGTTGTAAAGGTTATCAACTTTATACTCTcttgtttcatcagtagcttatttcattttgtggactagatatatgtggttttttatggtagatttttttatttgtaagccatttaagctcaaaatcattttaaagtttacatatttggatgaaggaagattaaagtagttattcaaaactagtattgagctttcatttctagcatgcatagcccacttcatgctttagagatatagagaattttagagttttttttaattttatttgtttataaaatgagaaatttatattatattaaaaatgagtatagagagtagatggcaactgcttccgggtcctcggcctctcatcgggttacaaagcaactgaggccggacctccctctcattgcatgcggcaagtgtgaggagaagattgtgatggagtaccgggtgagaaaggagtgtcccaacaagggccgtatcttctacaagtgtccggatcgcaatatgagttattttgtcgcatttgatgattatggttaatttatacttattttcatgatgattgtgattaaagttctaattttttgttttaatttcagtgggatggcactggatgttcaggctggtgctaggaggaagagtatgttgaacacgtgcaaaactctcttgcacaggcgactatggtggctaatgaggcagtgatcctatggaagaagcccatagatgttgaacaaacgcataatctgtctgttttagttggggttggtcgtgaaatccttatgttgctgaagtgtattttagctttagtatttttagtggtagttgggattgtctacattgtagcgagactttcataaattaataccttatgtggtggcatgcatatcgtataattaactaattatgttctaggttttaatatggtatgtatgtcatgtaatgcagatgagccggcattggatgtacaatgctgatcgccgctcccaagagttcattgagggcgtgcattctttcttacgtgtggccgaggtaaagaaacacgatggtttcatgtgctgcccatgtgccatatgtaagaatttgaaggaatatgctagctcaaggagtcttcattaacacttgttgaagtcgggttttatgccaaactatatttgttggacgaagcacggagaaaccggggttgtaatggaagaaggtgaagaagaacaatgggacgatgatgacattattgctgaatatggggcattcaatgatactgcaatgggggaagctgaagaagaggtaggggcagaagatgagcccgctgatgatcttggtcaggccattcatgacgcacaaagagaatgcgaaagtgaaaaggagaagatcaagtttgagcgcatgctagaggatcacaagaaattgctatacccaacttgttatgcggggcagaaaaagttgggtaccacactggaattgctgcaatggaaggcaaagaatggtgtatctgacaagggatttggggagttactgaaaatccaaaagaagatgcttccgaaggataacgaattgtccgccactacgtacgaagcaaaaacaggtagtctaccctttgggattagaaatccagaagatacatgcatgtcctaatgactgcattctctaccatggcgaggagtacgagaagttagatgcatgcccggtatgtcatgcatcgcggtataagatcaggcgagatgaccctggtgatgttgagggcgaacgtcccacgaagaaaatccctaccaagattatgtggtatgctcctataataccacgcttgaaacgtctgttcagaaacaaagaccatgcaaagttgttgcgatggcacaaagaagaccgtaaggtagataatatgtggagacaccctgctgatgggtcgtagtagagagcaatcgatagagaattcccggagtttgcaaatgacgtaagGAActtaaggtttgttttaagtacagatggtatgaatcctttcgaggagcagagtagtagtcatagcacttggcttgttactctatgtatctacaaccttcctccctggttatgtatgaagcgtaagtttattatgatgccagtgctcatccaaggcccaaggcaacctggcaacgacgtcgatgtgtacctgaggccactagttgaagaacttctacttttgtggaacagaccaggtgtacgtgtgtgggatgagcacaaacaggagcactttgacctgtgagcattgttgtttgtaacaatcaatgattggcctgctctaagtaatcttttaggacaatcaaataagggatataatacgtgcacgcactgtttcgatgatattaaaggtatattcttgaaaaaatgtcgaaaggtcgtgtaccttggccatcgtcgatttcttcctgcgaatcaccccctaagaaagaaaggcaagcattttaaaggtaaggcagaccaccagaccaagtcgggcaaccgaactggtgaggatgtactcaatatggtcaaggatgtgaaagtagtatttggaaaggcacatggcagcgaacctgttccgaacaacgccgacggtcacgcacccatgtggaagaagaagtccatattttgggagctaccctattggcaagtcctagaggtctatagcacgatcgacgtgatgcacctgacgaagaatctctgtgtgaacctgctaggcttcatgggtgtgtatgggaagcctaaggacacacttgaagcacgacaggacctgcggtgtttgaaagaacgagacaacctgcatccagagaagacagatgatggacgccattacttaagtcctgccagctacactcttagcaaagaagagaaggaaatcatgtttgaatgcctaccaagcatcaaggtaccatctggattctcctcgaatataaagggtataataaatgtgccagagaagaaattcctaaacttaaagtcccatgactgccacgtgctcatgacacaattgcttcccgttgcattaagaggaattctacctccaaatgtacgtctagccaccgtgaagctatgtgcattcctaaatgcaatctctcagaaggcaatcgatctaatggatctagctaaactacagaatgatgtggttcaatgccttgtcagctttgagttggtgttccctccttccttctttaatatcatgacacacctcctagttcacctggtcaaggagattagcattctcggtcctatgttcctgcacaacatgttcccctttgagaggttcatgggagtcctaaagaaatatgttcacaaccgtgctcgaccagaaagaagcatcgccaagggctatggaacagaggaggtcattgagttttgtgttgactttattcccgaccttgacccgattggtgttcctgaatcgcgacacgaggggagactaagtggaaaggggacactagggaagaaaccatatattggtatgcaggacaattattttaataaagcacactacatagttctgcaaaactcctctttggtggatccgtatatcgagacacataaagagttgctccgatccgagttgcaagggaagtctgaagcttggattacgcgtcagcacatagaaactttcagcgactgttgcgaaaagaatgtcagggtgatgagagtattgatgagcaactttatttgttggctaggcagtcATCGTGGCATAttctcacatacaaagggtatgagataaatgggaatacattttatacagtagcccaagataaaaggagcaccaaccaaaatagtggtgttcgcatagatgccaccgaccctaatggaaataagcaaacatattatggccgcatagaggagatatgggaactaaactatgcacctacttttaaggtacctttgttcaagtgccaatgggtaaaggcgactggaggcagggtagcagtcgacaaccagtatggaatgacaaccgtggacctcaacaatattgggtacaaagatgaaccattcgtccttgccaaggatgtgaatcaggtgttctatgtcaaggacatggctataaaaccgaagagagggaaaaacaacaacgacccaatcaatgagccaaagcgccacatagttctttcagggagaagaaacatcgtcggaattgaagacaagtcagacatatcagaagattatgaaaaggatgaccgaattccacccttcacagtgaacaaagacctaagcatccagctaaatgatgaggacactctatggttacggcgcgatcataaccaagggatatatgttaagaagaagttcattattgtgctcgcttgatatatatagtgatgtattagacctattatgtaataattatgacttcagattttattgttgtgttttcatattttctatggtttaaatgaattttctgctagacggtggatttctcatggagaatgtgtgatgaaaaaccaaatgatgaacgttaataagatgtgaaaaccaATTTCTTgtcgaaaaacaatagttttaatgattttaattaagtagtatatttttgcatggtgtaaattgtaattattatttacactatgttaaatatttatacagtaaaaccaAAGAGTTTAGTTTATAAATTTTTGCtgcgtataataatgcaaaaccaagtccaagattttttttataagttttttggataatattttatttattaggcaattaataactctctgcatatttatataaaagaaatatataaaaaagggaaaaaacttatggtaattggagaaagccaactgcagctttccctttactcccgggtggatcaaccacccgggactaaaggtggagctttaGTCCTGGGTGTATCCACTAGCCGGGATAGAtctccctttactcccgggtgaatCAACCACCCAAGACTAAAGGTAGAGCTGCAGTTTTTGCGGCCTGCCCAAATGCCAtttactcccgggtcgtgggtacacccgggactaaagctcagacctttagtctcggttctaaTAATAGCCCGGTACTAAatattctttagtcccggttggtatctccaaccgggactaaaggtatccctttataaaccacgtcctagttctcttcctctctgtctccgccacaccgtcgcctcatcttctccaccagattgatccagcagtgccgccgctcctaggcgaccaccctagcctcacCTCGTCAGCGCGCCTCTTCTCCGGCCAGCCAGCGCGCCTCGCTCGTCCTTGCTGGAGCACGCGCCGTCCTCGTCCCTAGCCCACCATcctcgctcgtgctcaccggAGCGCACGAGCCTTCACCGCGCTGCCTCACTGGAGCTcacccgagccttccccgcgcgcgctgcctcaccggagggcGACCGATCCTTCCCCgctgctgcctcaccggagctcgcccgagccttccccgagCGTGCTTGCCTCACCGGAGCACGGCTGAGCTCCCTTGTAATTagtttctcttgtatgtgcctgtcagtagcATTGTATGTTTGAGCGGTTTGAGTTTTTGTAAAACACGACATGCGGGACGGCGGAGAACTCGTGCTGCCGACTCCACGTGGCTGCGGTGCCCAGCGGTGCGGCTTGTTTCGTCGTTCGTCGTTTGGCTCTGCCGgtcatggttttgcggttgcGTTGCTCGTTTCCATCGGTTGCGGTGCCGGTCATGGTTCAGCTCTTCGTTCGTAGAATCGGAGCCCAAACAGTTGCATTAGTTCGTGTTGTTTTTTAAAGATCGGTATAAACACAGACAACTATATGTATGTAACTGCACACGTCCAATGAATAAGTACATAGAAACCATGACCAGTTGAACTATAACATGTTTCACCACAAAGATTCTGACCAATTGAACTATGACCTAGTATTTTTGAGCCTGCGTGATAGGTTGTTCCTAAAGCCTAATATTTGCCTTATATAACACCATACAATTCTAATTTATAATATGCAgtggaagactgtgttcccttcctcgtactcatagaatcggagctcttccttggccaagtacggtgtcgtccggtggagaaatgctcgccgagatgatcacgtaagcaaggtcaactagtacggatggttatttattaaaacatgttttattttttatagatatatctagtggagtaaaagctagatggctgccccgagagacaacatagacgaagaaatgatgaatattatcaacaccggcactcaatttgccgatggtgaccagcaggatgtagatgacgggagtcaatacctggctgttg
This genomic interval carries:
- the LOC136512886 gene encoding coronatine-insensitive protein homolog 1b-like; the encoded protein is MGGEAPEPWWLIPEEMQDLVIGFVEDPRDREAASLVCRRWHRVEALSRKHVTVPFCYAVSPARLLAQFPRLESLAVKGKPRAAMYGLIPDDWGAYARPWVTELAAPLECLKALHLRRMVVTDNDLAELVRARGHMLQELKLDKCTGFSTEGLRLVAHSCRSLRTLFLEECQINDKGREWIHDLAVSCPVLTTLNFHMTELQVMSADLELLAKSCKSLISLKISDCDLSDLIGFFQFVTALEEFAGGAFNEQGELTMYGNVRFPSRLCSLGLTFMGTNEMPIIFPFSAILKKLDLQYTFLTTEDHCQLIAKCPNLLVLAVRNVIGDRGLGVVADTCKKLQRLRIERGDDEGGVQEEQGGVSQVGLTAIAVGCRELEYIAAYVSDITNGALESIGTFCKKLYDFRLVLLDREERITELPLDIGVRALLRGCTKLRRFALYLRPGGLSDAGLGYIGQCSGNIQYMLLGNVGETDDGLLSFALGCVNLRKLELRSCCFSEQALALAILRMPSLRYVWVQGYKASQTGQDLMLMARPFWNIEFTPPNSENAGRLMEDGQPCVDSHAQILAYHSLAGKRLDCPQSVVPLYPA